In a genomic window of Streptomyces pristinaespiralis:
- a CDS encoding M4 family metallopeptidase encodes MRPTHRRRATATGALIATAALLAVGFQTGTSAAAQPAAPTAAKAAKADPGALPKSLSPAQRAELIRQASATTAATAKELGLTAEEKLVVRDVTQDRDGTTHTRYERTYEGLPVLGGDLVVAKSTAGATEAVTKASRAALKNVDTRAAVTPATAEKQALGAARAEGSKDTEAERAPRKVVWMGTGTPTLAYETVVGGLQHDGTPNELHVVTDAATGEKLFEWQAVHNGTGNTQYSGQVTLGTAPSYTLTDTNRGNHKTYNLNRGTSGTGTLFSGPDDIWGNGSPSNLETAGADAHYGAALTWDYYKNVHGRSGIRGDGVGAYSRVHYGNNYVNAFWQDSCFCMTYGDGASNSKPLTSIDVAAHEMTHGVTSNTAGLVYSGESGGLNEATSDIFAAAVEFHAANAQDVGDYLVGEKIDIRGNGTPLRYMDKPSKDGSSKDYWYSGIGNVDVHYSSGPANHWFYLLSEGSGAKTVNGVSYDSPTSDGLPVTGIGREKAALIWYKALTTKFNSRTDYAGARTGTLAVATELYGATSAEVKAVTDAWAGINVGSRPGDGGGGDGTVFENTADVAIPDAGAAVTSSVNVTGRTGNAPSALQVGVDIVHTWRGDLVIDLLAPDGTAYRLKNSSGSDSADNVKETYTVNASSEVANGTWKLRVQDVARYDTGYINSFKLTF; translated from the coding sequence GTGAGACCCACGCATCGCCGGCGCGCCACCGCGACCGGAGCTCTCATCGCCACCGCCGCCCTTCTCGCGGTCGGCTTCCAGACCGGAACCTCGGCCGCCGCCCAGCCGGCGGCGCCCACCGCCGCCAAGGCGGCCAAGGCCGACCCGGGCGCGCTGCCCAAGAGCCTGTCCCCCGCCCAGCGCGCGGAGCTGATACGCCAGGCGTCCGCCACGACGGCCGCCACCGCGAAGGAACTCGGCCTCACGGCCGAGGAGAAGCTCGTCGTCCGGGACGTCACCCAGGACCGCGACGGCACCACGCACACCCGCTACGAGCGCACCTACGAAGGCCTGCCGGTCCTCGGCGGCGACCTGGTGGTGGCCAAGTCCACGGCGGGTGCGACCGAGGCGGTCACCAAGGCGTCCCGCGCCGCCCTGAAGAACGTCGACACCCGCGCGGCCGTCACGCCGGCCACCGCGGAGAAGCAGGCCCTCGGCGCCGCCAGGGCCGAGGGCTCGAAGGACACCGAGGCCGAGCGGGCGCCCCGCAAGGTCGTCTGGATGGGCACGGGCACCCCGACCCTCGCCTACGAGACCGTGGTCGGCGGTCTCCAGCACGACGGCACCCCGAACGAGCTGCACGTCGTCACCGACGCCGCCACCGGAGAGAAGCTCTTCGAGTGGCAGGCCGTCCACAACGGCACGGGCAACACCCAGTACAGCGGGCAGGTCACCCTCGGCACGGCCCCCTCGTACACGCTCACCGACACCAACCGTGGCAACCACAAGACGTACAACCTCAACCGGGGTACGTCCGGCACGGGCACGCTCTTCTCCGGGCCCGACGACATCTGGGGCAACGGCTCCCCGTCGAACCTGGAGACCGCGGGCGCCGACGCGCACTACGGCGCGGCCCTCACCTGGGACTACTACAAGAACGTGCACGGCCGCAGCGGCATCCGCGGCGACGGCGTCGGCGCGTACTCCCGGGTGCACTACGGCAACAACTACGTCAACGCGTTCTGGCAGGACAGCTGCTTCTGCATGACGTACGGCGACGGCGCGAGCAACAGCAAGCCGCTCACCTCCATCGACGTGGCCGCGCACGAGATGACGCACGGCGTCACCTCCAACACCGCCGGCCTGGTCTACAGCGGCGAGTCGGGCGGCCTCAACGAGGCGACCAGCGACATCTTCGCCGCGGCCGTCGAGTTCCACGCGGCCAACGCGCAGGACGTGGGCGACTACCTCGTCGGCGAGAAGATCGACATCCGCGGCAACGGCACCCCGCTCCGCTACATGGACAAGCCCAGCAAGGACGGCTCGTCCAAGGACTACTGGTACTCGGGCATCGGCAACGTCGACGTCCACTACTCCTCGGGCCCGGCGAACCACTGGTTCTACCTGCTCTCCGAGGGCAGCGGCGCCAAGACGGTCAACGGCGTCAGCTACGACTCCCCGACCTCCGACGGCCTGCCGGTGACCGGCATCGGCCGTGAGAAGGCCGCCCTGATCTGGTACAAGGCGCTCACCACGAAGTTCAACTCCCGCACCGACTACGCGGGCGCCCGCACCGGCACCCTCGCGGTCGCGACGGAGCTGTACGGGGCGACCAGCGCCGAGGTCAAGGCCGTCACCGACGCCTGGGCAGGCATCAACGTCGGCTCCCGCCCCGGAGACGGCGGCGGTGGCGACGGCACGGTCTTCGAGAACACGGCCGACGTGGCCATCCCGGACGCCGGCGCCGCTGTGACGTCGTCCGTCAACGTCACCGGCCGCACGGGCAACGCCCCGTCCGCCCTTCAGGTCGGCGTCGACATCGTGCACACGTGGCGCGGTGACCTGGTCATCGACCTGCTCGCCCCGGACGGCACCGCGTACCGCCTGAAGAACTCGAGCGGTTCGGACTCGGCCGACAACGTCAAGGAGACGTACACGGTCAACGCCTCGAGCGAGGTCGCCAACGGCACTTGGAAGCTGCGGGTGCAGGACGTGGCCCGCTACGACACGGGCTACATCAACAGCTTCAAGCTCACCTTCTGA
- a CDS encoding response regulator, translating to MTTSAGPADTATAPVRVLLADDETLMRAGVRAILAADPGVEVVAEAGDGRQAVELALGHRPDVALLDIRMPRLDGLAAAEELRRVAPGTAVVMLTTFSEDEYVERALGAGVSGFLLKSGDPRELIAGVRAAAEGAACLSPEIARRVLDRLGAGRMSRAAEARAALEPLTGREREVVALVGAGLSNAEIAARLFVVEGTVKAHVSAVLARLELRNRVQLAILAYEAGVVANTP from the coding sequence ATGACCACCTCCGCCGGCCCGGCCGACACCGCCACCGCTCCCGTACGGGTCCTGCTCGCCGACGACGAGACCTTGATGCGCGCCGGGGTGCGGGCGATCCTGGCCGCCGATCCGGGCGTCGAGGTGGTCGCGGAAGCGGGCGACGGGCGTCAGGCCGTCGAACTCGCCCTCGGGCACCGGCCGGACGTGGCCCTGCTCGACATCCGGATGCCGCGGCTCGACGGGCTCGCCGCCGCGGAGGAGCTGCGGCGCGTGGCGCCGGGGACGGCGGTGGTCATGCTCACCACCTTCTCCGAGGACGAGTACGTCGAACGCGCCCTGGGCGCCGGGGTGAGCGGGTTCCTGCTGAAGTCCGGTGACCCGAGGGAGCTGATCGCGGGAGTGCGGGCGGCGGCAGAGGGCGCCGCGTGCCTGTCCCCCGAGATCGCGCGTCGTGTGCTCGACCGGCTCGGCGCCGGACGGATGTCGCGGGCGGCCGAGGCCCGGGCGGCGCTGGAGCCGTTGACCGGCCGTGAGCGGGAGGTCGTGGCGCTGGTGGGGGCGGGCCTGTCGAACGCGGAGATCGCGGCGCGGCTGTTCGTGGTGGAGGGCACCGTCAAGGCGCACGTCAGCGCCGTCCTCGCCAGGCTGGAGCTGAGGAACCGGGTGCAGCTGGCGATTCTGGCGTACGAGGCGGGGGTGGTGGCGAACACGCCGTGA
- a CDS encoding Clp protease N-terminal domain-containing protein: protein MTDPVRLTHPVRLDDLIEAIKKAHSQPLDQLSDAVIAAGHLGDIADHLIGHFVDQARRSGASWTEIGTSMGVTKQAAQKRFVTKESDQPADLDPGQGFSRFTPRARNVVAAASNEAREARNTHVGTQHLTLGLLAEPDGLAAKALAAQGADAGRVRAAVTAVLPPAAEELPELAPYDARARKALELTFREALRLGHNYIGTEHLLLALLEAEDGSGPLSDLGIDKAAAEHHVTEALAAVTPARGQ from the coding sequence ATGACCGATCCTGTGCGTCTCACGCATCCCGTGCGCCTCGACGATCTGATCGAGGCGATCAAGAAGGCCCACTCCCAGCCGCTCGACCAGCTGTCCGACGCGGTCATCGCCGCCGGTCACCTCGGCGACATCGCCGACCACCTCATCGGCCACTTCGTCGACCAGGCCCGCCGCTCCGGCGCCTCATGGACCGAGATCGGCACCTCCATGGGCGTCACCAAGCAGGCGGCCCAGAAGCGCTTCGTGACCAAGGAGTCCGACCAGCCGGCCGACCTCGATCCCGGCCAGGGCTTCAGCCGGTTCACCCCGCGGGCCAGGAACGTCGTCGCGGCGGCGTCCAACGAGGCCCGCGAGGCACGCAACACCCACGTCGGCACCCAGCACCTGACGCTCGGCCTGCTCGCCGAACCGGACGGCCTCGCGGCCAAGGCCCTCGCCGCCCAGGGCGCCGACGCCGGCCGGGTCCGCGCCGCGGTGACGGCCGTGCTCCCGCCGGCCGCCGAAGAACTGCCCGAACTCGCCCCGTACGACGCCCGCGCCCGCAAGGCTCTCGAGCTCACCTTCCGCGAGGCCCTGCGCCTCGGGCACAACTACATCGGCACCGAACACCTCCTGCTGGCGCTGCTGGAGGCGGAGGACGGCAGCGGCCCGCTGTCGGACCTCGGCATCGACAAGGCCGCCGCCGAGCATCATGTGACCGAGGCGCTCGCCGCCGTCACTCCCGCCCGGGGGCAGTGA
- a CDS encoding sensor histidine kinase, protein MRRENTRERLTDLALWVVLGSCVLLRSDPNDGGSWWWVGTGVPLLGIAVLLCRSWPLASLVVAVTLSAWQTPELFTASYAPAMAAFGYLSGRRTATARPALAAFGSVALGGLVLALVLEDLWTWFALLITLLLVVVVPWLFGRYVRQYAQLVSTGWRLAEHMERERETAADRERLRERSRIAGDMHDSLGHDLSLIAVRAAALEVDASLGAHRQQAARELRQAAADATARLRDIVGVLREDGAPAPTSPNGESPAALVERAREAGIDVTLHEDAAQTPLPPMTTRAVHRVVQESLTNAAKHAPGAPVRVSLAYDGTAVTVTVTNGPATGAPSSASGGTGLVGLDERVRLAGGTLAHGPDADGFTVTARLPLSADAGPVPPAPTTAGELHDARRRVRRNLLQAVTVPLAAGLALALLILGFRFWSDSRTVMDPARYDALRVGDTRADVLPRLPRLSLDGRPAGVQPEPAGAGSCEYYRVEKYETTPAYRLCFKDGRLASKTVVTDVENEEDRPR, encoded by the coding sequence ATGCGCAGAGAGAACACCCGCGAACGCCTCACCGACCTCGCCCTGTGGGTGGTGCTCGGCAGCTGCGTGCTGCTCCGCTCCGACCCGAACGACGGCGGCTCGTGGTGGTGGGTCGGCACCGGCGTCCCCCTGCTCGGCATCGCGGTGCTGCTGTGCCGGTCGTGGCCGCTGGCGTCCCTCGTCGTCGCCGTGACGCTCAGCGCCTGGCAGACACCGGAACTCTTCACCGCCTCGTACGCCCCCGCCATGGCCGCCTTCGGCTACCTCTCCGGCCGGCGCACCGCGACCGCCCGCCCCGCACTGGCCGCCTTCGGCTCCGTCGCGCTCGGCGGACTCGTCCTCGCCCTGGTCCTCGAGGACCTCTGGACCTGGTTCGCCCTGCTCATCACCCTGCTGCTGGTGGTCGTCGTCCCCTGGCTGTTCGGCCGCTACGTCCGCCAGTACGCCCAACTGGTCTCCACGGGCTGGCGGCTGGCCGAGCACATGGAACGCGAACGGGAGACGGCCGCCGACCGCGAACGGCTGCGTGAACGCTCCCGTATCGCCGGGGACATGCACGACTCCCTCGGCCACGACCTGTCACTGATCGCGGTCCGGGCCGCCGCGCTGGAGGTCGACGCGAGCCTCGGCGCGCACCGGCAGCAGGCGGCGCGCGAGCTGCGCCAGGCGGCCGCCGACGCCACGGCCCGGCTGCGCGACATCGTCGGCGTGCTCCGGGAGGACGGGGCGCCGGCGCCGACCTCGCCGAACGGGGAGTCTCCGGCCGCCCTCGTCGAACGGGCCCGGGAGGCGGGCATCGACGTCACCCTGCACGAGGACGCGGCGCAGACCCCGCTGCCGCCGATGACCACCCGGGCGGTCCACCGCGTGGTCCAGGAGTCCCTGACCAACGCGGCCAAACACGCGCCGGGCGCACCGGTGCGGGTGTCCCTGGCGTACGACGGGACCGCCGTCACCGTCACGGTCACGAACGGGCCCGCCACCGGCGCCCCGTCGTCCGCCTCCGGCGGCACGGGCCTGGTCGGTCTCGACGAACGCGTCCGCCTCGCGGGCGGCACCCTGGCCCACGGACCCGACGCCGACGGCTTCACCGTCACCGCCCGGCTCCCGCTGTCGGCGGACGCCGGCCCGGTGCCGCCCGCGCCCACCACGGCCGGTGAACTCCACGACGCCCGGCGGCGGGTGCGCCGCAACCTCCTCCAGGCCGTCACGGTCCCGCTCGCCGCCGGCCTGGCGCTCGCCCTGCTGATCCTGGGCTTCCGTTTCTGGAGCGACTCCCGCACGGTGATGGACCCGGCACGGTACGACGCCCTGCGCGTCGGCGACACCCGCGCCGACGTCCTGCCCCGTCTCCCCCGCCTCTCCCTCGACGGCCGGCCCGCCGGCGTCCAGCCGGAGCCGGCGGGGGCGGGGAGCTGCGAGTACTACCGCGTGGAGAAGTACGAGACGACGCCGGCCTACCGGCTCTGCTTCAAGGACGGCCGCCTGGCGTCGAAGACGGTCGTCACGGACGTGGAGAACGAGGAGGACCGCCCCCGGTGA
- a CDS encoding NCS2 family permease → MQNSATSPADAPPTGTGGPLDRFFRITERGSTYGREIRGGFATFFTMAYILVLNPIILSSAKDKFGEQLDAGQLATVTALVAAVMTVIMGVGGNLPLALAAGLGINAVVAFQVAPLMGWDDAMGLIVLEGLLICVLVVTGLREAVMHAIPQPLKQAISVGIGLFIAFIGFVDAGFVTRIPDAANTTVPVQLGTGALTGWPMLVFCLGVLLTIVLLARKVRGAILISIVAMTVVAVIVNELADIKSWGLTSPSLPDKPFAAPDFALLGNFDLFGSFGQVSVLTVVLLVFTLVLSDFFDTMGTVVGVTAEAGLLDERGQVPGLGRVLLIDGAAAVAGGAASSSSATTYIESAAGVGEGARTGFANLITGGLFALALFLAPVLTIVPLQAAAPALVAVGFLMMTQVRHIDWDRYDVAVPAFLTIVVMPFTYSITNGIGAGFIAYVVIKGCLGKAREVHWLLWGTAVLFLVYFAIDPLEQLLGIK, encoded by the coding sequence ATGCAGAACAGCGCGACCAGCCCGGCCGACGCGCCGCCCACCGGAACAGGTGGCCCGCTCGACCGGTTCTTCCGCATCACCGAACGTGGCTCGACATACGGCCGCGAGATACGCGGCGGGTTCGCCACGTTCTTCACGATGGCGTACATCCTCGTGCTCAACCCGATCATCCTGAGCAGCGCCAAGGACAAGTTCGGCGAGCAGCTGGACGCCGGGCAACTGGCCACCGTCACGGCGCTGGTGGCCGCGGTCATGACCGTGATCATGGGCGTGGGCGGCAATCTGCCGCTCGCCCTGGCCGCGGGCCTCGGCATCAACGCCGTCGTCGCCTTCCAGGTCGCCCCGTTGATGGGCTGGGACGACGCGATGGGCCTCATCGTGCTGGAAGGCCTGCTGATCTGCGTGCTGGTGGTGACCGGTCTGCGCGAGGCCGTCATGCACGCCATCCCGCAACCCCTGAAACAAGCGATCAGCGTCGGCATCGGCCTGTTCATCGCGTTCATCGGCTTCGTGGACGCCGGGTTCGTCACCCGTATCCCGGACGCGGCGAACACCACCGTGCCGGTGCAGCTCGGCACGGGTGCGCTGACCGGCTGGCCCATGCTCGTCTTCTGCCTCGGCGTGCTCCTGACGATCGTGCTCCTCGCGCGCAAGGTCAGGGGCGCCATTCTCATCAGCATCGTCGCGATGACCGTCGTCGCCGTCATCGTCAACGAGTTGGCGGACATCAAGTCCTGGGGCCTGACCTCGCCCTCGCTGCCCGACAAGCCGTTCGCCGCGCCCGACTTCGCCCTGCTGGGCAATTTCGACCTCTTCGGCTCGTTCGGGCAGGTCAGCGTGCTGACCGTGGTCCTGCTCGTCTTCACCCTGGTCCTGTCCGACTTCTTCGACACCATGGGCACCGTCGTCGGTGTCACCGCAGAAGCCGGACTCCTCGACGAGCGGGGCCAGGTCCCCGGCCTGGGCCGCGTTCTCCTCATCGACGGTGCCGCCGCCGTCGCGGGCGGCGCCGCCTCCTCCTCGTCCGCCACGACGTACATCGAGTCCGCCGCCGGTGTCGGTGAAGGTGCGCGTACCGGTTTCGCCAACCTCATCACCGGCGGTCTCTTCGCTCTCGCCCTCTTCCTCGCCCCCGTCCTGACGATCGTGCCGCTCCAGGCCGCGGCCCCGGCCCTCGTCGCCGTCGGATTCCTGATGATGACCCAGGTCAGGCACATCGACTGGGACCGCTACGACGTCGCCGTCCCGGCCTTCCTGACCATCGTCGTCATGCCGTTCACCTACTCCATCACCAACGGCATCGGCGCCGGCTTCATCGCCTACGTGGTCATCAAGGGGTGCCTGGGCAAGGCCCGCGAGGTGCACTGGCTGCTGTGGGGCACCGCGGTGCTGTTCCTCGTCTACTTCGCCATCGACCCGCTGGAGCAACTCCTCGGCATCAAGTAG
- a CDS encoding helix-turn-helix transcriptional regulator: MHPPLPFNARAARTLREKLGMAHGHVAYGMRASYGMTHITPDHVAAWERGTALPSADELTALAGALWCAPGELMGHARTLREHRLARGLPVEDVARATGLTLDAYHHMEETGLWTGDKRQSAALGSVLGLPPRDFIAITGLENELARLLTEAVSTRWQAHVRAIAKLVAIDRRALQDPLRTMQQDYQTLLAATLSRAGGSTASGEDGRRYLDEIVDHFWSLLQDH, from the coding sequence GTGCATCCACCCCTCCCCTTCAACGCGCGCGCCGCCCGCACCCTGCGCGAGAAACTCGGGATGGCCCACGGCCACGTCGCCTACGGCATGCGCGCCTCCTACGGCATGACCCACATCACCCCCGACCACGTCGCGGCGTGGGAACGCGGCACGGCCCTGCCCTCCGCGGACGAACTCACCGCCCTGGCCGGCGCCCTGTGGTGCGCACCCGGTGAACTCATGGGCCACGCCCGTACGCTGCGCGAACACCGCCTCGCCCGCGGGCTTCCCGTGGAGGACGTCGCACGGGCCACGGGCCTGACGCTCGACGCCTACCACCACATGGAGGAGACCGGCCTGTGGACGGGCGACAAGCGCCAGTCCGCCGCTCTGGGCAGCGTTCTCGGCCTTCCCCCACGCGATTTCATCGCCATCACGGGACTCGAGAACGAGTTGGCACGCCTCCTCACCGAGGCCGTCTCCACCCGCTGGCAGGCCCACGTCCGCGCCATCGCCAAGCTCGTCGCCATCGACCGCCGCGCCCTGCAGGACCCCCTGCGCACCATGCAGCAGGACTACCAGACCCTCCTGGCGGCCACCCTCAGCCGGGCCGGCGGCAGCACGGCCTCCGGCGAGGACGGCCGGCGCTACCTGGACGAGATCGTCGACCACTTCTGGTCCTTGCTCCAGGACCACTGA